In Acinetobacter wanghuae, the sequence TTTTATTCAATTCAATTAGTCATTGAATTTACGACGTGGACGGTCTTCACCGCCGAACGCTGGACGTTCACCACGTGGTTTATCATCAAAGCTACGACGTGGACGATCTTCGCCACCGAAAGTACGCTTAGGACGATCATCGCTGAACGAACGTTGTGGACGATCACCGAAACCGCCTTCACGACGTGGAGCAGGACGATCACCGAAATCACGTTTTGGACGGTCGCTATAACCATTTTCACGCGCTGGTTTGTAATCTACACGATTACCACGGTTGTCATCTGCAGAACGTGGTTTGTCACCAAACGAACGTTGTGGACGATCACCGAAACCGCCTTCGCGACGTGGCGCTGGACGATCACCGAAATCACGTTTTGGACGATCGTCGAATGAACGTTGTGGACGATCACCGAAACCGCCTTCACGACGTGGCGCTGGACGATCACCGAAATCACGTTTTGGACGATCATCGAACGAACGTTGTGGACGATCACCGAAACCGCCTTCACGACGTGGAGCAGGACGATCACCAAAATCACGCTTAGGACGATCATCAAATGAACGTTGTGGACGATCACCGAAATCACGTTTAGGACGATCATCACCGCCTTCACGACGTTTGAAATTAGATTCGCCTTCGAAACGAGCACGACCACCACCATCACGACCGCCGAAACCGCCACGACCACGACCGCCATCACGACCACCGCGACCGCCGTCACGACCACGACCGCCGCCATCACGACTACCGCGTGCAGGAGGTGGAGATGGCTCAAGACCTTCAATTTCAGACACGTTCAAACGTGCTTCAAGGAAATCTTCTAGCGCACGAATTTTACCGCGTTCACGGTAAGTCGCTAAAGTAATCGCTTTACCTGTACGACCAGCACGGCCTGTACGACCAATACGGTGAACATAGTCTTCGTTCTTCATTGGAAGACCGAAGTTAATAACGTGTGAAATTGTTGGTACGTCAAGACCACGAGCAGCAACGTCAGTTGCAACTAAAATCTTAGCACGACCTTCACGGATACTACGTAAACGACGGTTACGTACAGTTTGTGGCATAGCACCATGAAGCGCTACAACTGATAAACCTGCTTCAGCAAGTTCTTCAGCCAACATATCTGTGTCTTCTTGAGTCGACGCAAATACAACTGCTTGATCAACGTCTTCTTCGTTTAACCAGTGAGTTAATAATTTTTTCTTGTGTTCGAAACCATCAGTCCAATGCAAAGTCTGAGTAATGTCAGTATTTGTAGAGTGACCAGTTTCAATCGAAATACGCATCGGATCATTCATCATGCGTTCTGCAAGTGTAATGATACGTGGAGCGAATGTCGCAGAGAACATCAATGTTTGTTTACGGTTTGCAGCCAAATCACCAATTGCTTCTAAGTCTTCAGAGAAACCTAGATCAAGCATACGGTCAGCTTCATCGACGATTAACGCATCAACTTTATCAAGTTTGATTTGACGACGGTTTACTAAGTCAAGTAGACGACCTGGAGTCGCTACAACCACTTGTGCACCTTTTAACTGTTGGATTTGTTTACCGAAAGGCATACCACCCATAATTGCAGCAATACGAACACCCTTCATGTGACGTACAAGTGCAATCGCGTCTTGACATACTTGTTGTGCCAATTCACGCGTTGGTGAAATTACCAAGATATTCGGTTGAGTTACCGCTTTCATGCGATCTTTGAAAGGAACAAGACCGTCTTCGTTTGCAAGACCGTTTAAAGTCGGTAGTAAGAATGCAGCAGTCTTACCAGAACCCGTTTGGCTTGATACTAAAAGGTCTTTACCTTCTAGTGCAGCTGGGATTGCCTGTTCTTGTACAGGAGTTGGCGTAGTAAAGCCTAGACCTTCAAGAGCCTGTGTTAACGACTCGTCAAGGGAAAAATCAGCAAAAGTTTTGCTCATAGAGAGTGTTCACCCTAAAGTGGGTGCTCCATTAAATAAATATAAAACTATGGACATCGGCAAAAAGCGGTACAGCAATTAGAGCTGAAAAATTAGGATTCAGCAGCGATCCGAGTAACGACGATGTGGATAACGCACGTATATGATTACGGCCGCAAACCTGAAGGAATCGCTTAAGCGATTGGGGCGCGAAGGATATGTCCTCTCTATGGACAGCACGCGCATACAATGATTAGAAGATAATGTTCAGGTAAAGAACGGAAATTTAAGTGCGTTGGCGGAGTATAGCAGAATTTTAAATAATGTCATTAAGTTTTAGTGTTATTTTCACTTAATATAAATATTAAAATATTAATCAGACACTTATATAAATATAAAAATGTAACTTCTTGTACATTCGAACATTCATGCAGCAAAACACATTTTTTAAGCGGTTTTTGTGCTACTAAATCATGAACAACAAACAATAAAAAAGGCATCCCGAAGGATACCTTTTTGAGTTCATTTAGATGCAGATCATCTAAACTCGATTATTTTGCTGCGTCACCCCAAGCAGGTACAACTGCTTGCATTAGAGGTTTCAGCATTTTCATTGAACAAGCCAAGACTTGACCATTTTCCATAGATTCGCTACCACCACGCGCATCCACTACAGTACCACCCGCTTCTTTCACGATTAACTCGCCTGCTGCGATATCCCATGGTTTCAAACCAAGCTCGAAGTAACCATCAAATCGACCTGCAGCAACATAAGCTAAATCTAGCGCTGCTGAACCTGAACGACGATATTGAGCGCCAGCTTCAGTGACATTTAAAAGTGATTTGAAATGATTTTCCGCATAAGAAACAACTTCGCCACCACGTTGCGCGCGGTAAGCGTGACCTACTGAAAGGAAAGTTTTATCTAAGTTGTCTTTTACATTTACGCGAATACGGCGTTGGTTCATCATGGCACCACGGCCACGACTTGCAGAGAATAACTCATCTTTCACAGGGTCATAAATAACACCGTGCTGAGTTACGCCTTTGTGCTGAACTGCAATAGAAATACAGAAATGCGGGAAACCATTAATGAAGTTTAATGTGCCATCAAGTGGGTCAATAATCCAACACCAATCAGCGTCGTGACCATTACCTTCTTGTAGACCAAACTCTTCACCAAGGAAGCTGTGATTTTTATAGCTTTTACGTAGCGTATCGATAGTCAATTGTTCCAAATAACGGTCTACACGCGTTACTGGACCATCAATCCCTTTTTCTTCGACTTGTAGATCGAGTTTATGACGATTTTGATGCGCTTTCAAAAGCTCTTGACCAACTAACTGAGCCGCACGCGCAGCCATCACCACCATAGGTTCCATTGAACACCCACTACAAATTTGAAGATATTGATAAAGAATAATGCATAAAAGCACCTATATTTTAGCAAATATAAGTGCTTTTAGGGGAAAAATGTTTCTAAATTTTATTTAAGCTCAGATCACACACTTTGCTCAAGCGCATTCCATGCTTGATTGATCGACTTTTCAATGCCTTGAGCATCTAAACCCGATTGCTGCAGCATTTGACCATGCGTCGCTTGCGCCATGAAACGATCTGCTAAACCTAAGTTAAGCACAGGTTTTACGATTTGTGCTTGTGCAAGATATTCATTGACTGCACTGCCCGCACCCGCCATCACCGCATGTTCTTCTACCGTAATGAACAATTGGGTATTTGCTGCCAATTGATCTAAGATTTGAGTGTCGAGCGGTTTAATGAAACGCATATTGACAACACGCACTGCAATCTCATGTTTACTTGCAAAACTTTCAGCCGCTTCTAGCGCAGCCTGAACACGACTACCAAATGCCAATACCGAAATAGAGTCATCATATTGTTCATTAAAGCTTGCCACGATTTCAGCCTGACCGATTGGAATTTCGACCATATTTTGCTGAATATCGACACCTAAGCCATTACCACGTGGGTAACGCACAGCTGCAGGACCTTTGTATAAGTAAGCAGTGTGCAACATTTGACGACATTCATTTTCGTCTTTCGGTGCCATGAGCACTAAATTTGGAATAGTGCGCATATAAGCATAGTCATACGCCCCTGCATGGGTTGGACCATCCTCACCGACCAATCCAGCACGATCAATACCAAAAGTGACATCAAGATTCTGTAAAGCCACGTCATGCACCAATTGGTCATAGCCGCGTTGTAAGAACGTTGAATAAATGGCAACAACCGGTTTTAAGCCTTCACATGCCATACCCGCAGCCAATGTCACTGCATGCTGTTCAGCAATGGCAACATCAAAAAAGCGTTCTGGATAGTCTTGAGCAAATTTTACCATGCCTGAGCCTTCACTCATGGCAGGCGTAATGGCAAGTAAACGTTTGTCTTGAGCTGCTTCATCACAGAGCCATTGACCAAAGACATCCGAGTATTTTGGTGCACGTGTTGCTGCAGCAGCTGTATTTAATTTACTAATCGCGTGATATTTAATTTGTTCGCTTTCGGCAGGTGCAAAGCCTTTACCTTTCTTGGTATAAATATGCACAAGACGCGGACCTTTACGCTTTTTCAGCGCAGCGAAGACCTGTACCAAACCTTGTACATCATGACCATCAAATGGTCCAAAATAGTCAAAACCAATGGCTTTAAATAAATTATCAGCTGCATCGGTGGCTGACGAATGTAAGCGTGAATTGTACGACCACTCAGGATAAGGCTGTACAAAGACTTCGCCTTGGTCATTAATGTTGACAGATTCACCACGCTCCCAAATGGCTGCTAAATGCTTCGCAAATCCACCTGTGCTGCACGAAATCGACATATCATTGTCATTTAAGACAACCATTAAGTCCGCATTGTGTGCTACTGCATCATTCATGGCTTCAAATGCCATGCCTGCTGTCATTGCGCCATCACCAATAATCGAAACCACATCACAAGGATCATTTTGATAGCGACGCGCTAAAGCCATCCCCAAGCCTGCTGAAATCGCAGTCGATGAATGTCCTACACCGAAGGTATCGAATTCAGATTCTTCACGTAAAGGGAATGCCGCCAAACCATCTTTGGCACGAATGGTGATAAGCTGATCACGACGACCCGTTAACGCTTTATGCGGATAAGCCTGATGACCCACATCCCAAATGAGACGGTCATTTGGCGTATTAAAACAATAATGTAGTGCAACAGTCAGCTCAACCACACCAAGGTTTGCACCAAAGTGTCCACCGCTTTGACCTGCAGCATACAAAATGAATTGACGTAACTCATCCGCCACTTGGTCGAGCTGGCTTTGCTCAAGTTCACGCAATTGCTTGGGATGGTCGATCGCATCAAGCAACGGTGTTACAGGGCGTTGAGTTGGTATTTCTGTATACAGCATAAATGGCAAAGCCTTCAAAAGCCTGGCAAATCCTAAGCTAAGTCAATGGGGAGTAACCGATCATAAAGGTGAATTATAGCAGCTTCAATTCAGCAAAACTTGATACGATGTAATATTAGACAATCGTTTCTAGGTGCTAAAAATTGCAGCCTACGATTATCCTGAATAATATTACTCATTATCAACCATTATCGTTCGCTTTATACAAAAAAGAAAATGTTCTCCATAAATTCAGCGATCCAATCCTACTAATGTTCAATCATTACGCTATACTTTGAGCAATTTCAGGATTTAACGGGTTCAGCTGTGCCTATCGAATTTGTTGCAACTTCAAGATTACCTACTGCTCATGGCGAGTTTAAAATTACTGTATTTCAAGACCCCAAAACAGGTGAAGAACATGTTGCTCTTTCCAAAGGTCTAGAAGAAGCATCTGATGAACCTGTAGTTGTGCGTGTGCACTCTGAATGCTTAACAGGAGATGCATTTGCATCTTTAAAATGCGATTGTGGTCCGCAATTACAAGCCACACAAAAACTGATTAATGACATTGGTCGTGGTGTGATTTTATATTTGCGCCAAGAAGGTCGTGGTATTGGTTTGACCAATAAAATTCGCGCGTATGCCCTGCAAGATCAAGGACATGACACCGTTGATGCAAATCTTATGCTCAATCTGCCTGCCGATGCACGTCAGTACGATATGTGTAGCATTATGCTGAAACATTTAAATGTAAAAGCCGTGAAATTGGTAACGAATAATCCTCTTAAAATTAAAGCCCTTGAAGAGCAAGGCATCCGCGTTGTAGGTCGTGTGCCTTTAA encodes:
- the dxs gene encoding 1-deoxy-D-xylulose-5-phosphate synthase, translating into MLYTEIPTQRPVTPLLDAIDHPKQLRELEQSQLDQVADELRQFILYAAGQSGGHFGANLGVVELTVALHYCFNTPNDRLIWDVGHQAYPHKALTGRRDQLITIRAKDGLAAFPLREESEFDTFGVGHSSTAISAGLGMALARRYQNDPCDVVSIIGDGAMTAGMAFEAMNDAVAHNADLMVVLNDNDMSISCSTGGFAKHLAAIWERGESVNINDQGEVFVQPYPEWSYNSRLHSSATDAADNLFKAIGFDYFGPFDGHDVQGLVQVFAALKKRKGPRLVHIYTKKGKGFAPAESEQIKYHAISKLNTAAAATRAPKYSDVFGQWLCDEAAQDKRLLAITPAMSEGSGMVKFAQDYPERFFDVAIAEQHAVTLAAGMACEGLKPVVAIYSTFLQRGYDQLVHDVALQNLDVTFGIDRAGLVGEDGPTHAGAYDYAYMRTIPNLVLMAPKDENECRQMLHTAYLYKGPAAVRYPRGNGLGVDIQQNMVEIPIGQAEIVASFNEQYDDSISVLAFGSRVQAALEAAESFASKHEIAVRVVNMRFIKPLDTQILDQLAANTQLFITVEEHAVMAGAGSAVNEYLAQAQIVKPVLNLGLADRFMAQATHGQMLQQSGLDAQGIEKSINQAWNALEQSV
- a CDS encoding DEAD/DEAH box helicase — its product is MSKTFADFSLDESLTQALEGLGFTTPTPVQEQAIPAALEGKDLLVSSQTGSGKTAAFLLPTLNGLANEDGLVPFKDRMKAVTQPNILVISPTRELAQQVCQDAIALVRHMKGVRIAAIMGGMPFGKQIQQLKGAQVVVATPGRLLDLVNRRQIKLDKVDALIVDEADRMLDLGFSEDLEAIGDLAANRKQTLMFSATFAPRIITLAERMMNDPMRISIETGHSTNTDITQTLHWTDGFEHKKKLLTHWLNEEDVDQAVVFASTQEDTDMLAEELAEAGLSVVALHGAMPQTVRNRRLRSIREGRAKILVATDVAARGLDVPTISHVINFGLPMKNEDYVHRIGRTGRAGRTGKAITLATYRERGKIRALEDFLEARLNVSEIEGLEPSPPPARGSRDGGGRGRDGGRGGRDGGRGRGGFGGRDGGGRARFEGESNFKRREGGDDRPKRDFGDRPQRSFDDRPKRDFGDRPAPRREGGFGDRPQRSFDDRPKRDFGDRPAPRREGGFGDRPQRSFDDRPKRDFGDRPAPRREGGFGDRPQRSFGDKPRSADDNRGNRVDYKPARENGYSDRPKRDFGDRPAPRREGGFGDRPQRSFSDDRPKRTFGGEDRPRRSFDDKPRGERPAFGGEDRPRRKFND
- a CDS encoding inositol monophosphatase family protein: MEPMVVMAARAAQLVGQELLKAHQNRHKLDLQVEEKGIDGPVTRVDRYLEQLTIDTLRKSYKNHSFLGEEFGLQEGNGHDADWCWIIDPLDGTLNFINGFPHFCISIAVQHKGVTQHGVIYDPVKDELFSASRGRGAMMNQRRIRVNVKDNLDKTFLSVGHAYRAQRGGEVVSYAENHFKSLLNVTEAGAQYRRSGSAALDLAYVAAGRFDGYFELGLKPWDIAAGELIVKEAGGTVVDARGGSESMENGQVLACSMKMLKPLMQAVVPAWGDAAK
- the ribA gene encoding GTP cyclohydrolase II — protein: MPIEFVATSRLPTAHGEFKITVFQDPKTGEEHVALSKGLEEASDEPVVVRVHSECLTGDAFASLKCDCGPQLQATQKLINDIGRGVILYLRQEGRGIGLTNKIRAYALQDQGHDTVDANLMLNLPADARQYDMCSIMLKHLNVKAVKLVTNNPLKIKALEEQGIRVVGRVPLTVGLNPFNEEYLKTKHERMAHMYQKEDF